From a single Pseudomonas serboccidentalis genomic region:
- the fliD gene encoding flagellar filament capping protein FliD, translated as MASPILPGSGLGSGLDIGAIVTALVNADKAPKQTQIDNQTKTNSLKISGVGSLKSALAAFQKSMNDLNNATSPAFAGYTATSDSPSVIGATSNSTAVPGTYNVVVKNLATGSKVASAAFAGGAASAIPSGTLKISQNGTDYNVTIPANATLQSTRDAINTAQASNGISANIVTDSSGASRLVLSSSKTGAGMDLKVSGIAGLEIDGTQKMGTNPAAGTAGAVGELAMDALLTIDGLPVTSKTNTVTGAISGMTLNLTAASPTVNGAQTASVISVATNTTGIQTSLQTFVDSYNTLKKTIDTLSKATPDADGKLTVSAAFTGDSLPRSLMADIREQLTDTGAGGQLAVLSQLGVMTDSQTGLLTINSSTLNQRLATPGMAGQVQQMFSGTDAKNGLLARMNAAVDPYVKTGGLLDQRSSNLTNLASNVQKQQAALDLHVTNLTATLTAKYNAMDLLVGQMKATASNITSFFSSLNAQQSAK; from the coding sequence ATGGCAAGTCCAATTTTACCGGGTTCGGGACTGGGTTCCGGCCTGGATATCGGTGCGATCGTGACGGCACTGGTCAACGCCGACAAGGCGCCGAAACAGACGCAAATCGATAATCAGACGAAAACCAACTCGCTGAAGATTTCCGGTGTCGGTTCGTTGAAAAGCGCACTGGCAGCCTTCCAGAAGTCGATGAATGACCTGAACAATGCGACGTCCCCCGCATTTGCTGGCTATACCGCCACTTCGGACTCGCCGTCGGTTATCGGTGCGACCTCCAACAGTACCGCTGTTCCGGGTACTTACAACGTGGTCGTCAAGAACCTGGCCACCGGCTCGAAAGTAGCCAGTGCCGCATTTGCCGGTGGTGCCGCCAGTGCCATTCCGAGTGGTACTTTGAAAATCAGTCAGAATGGCACTGATTACAACGTCACGATCCCGGCCAATGCCACGTTGCAGAGCACTCGCGATGCGATCAACACCGCGCAGGCAAGCAACGGTATTTCCGCCAACATCGTGACAGACAGCTCCGGCGCTTCACGTCTGGTGCTCAGTTCGAGCAAGACCGGCGCGGGCATGGACCTGAAGGTCAGCGGCATTGCCGGTCTGGAAATCGATGGCACCCAGAAAATGGGCACAAATCCTGCGGCGGGTACTGCCGGTGCAGTGGGTGAATTGGCCATGGATGCGTTGCTCACCATCGACGGGCTGCCTGTTACCAGCAAGACCAACACGGTGACGGGTGCAATCAGCGGCATGACGCTGAACCTGACTGCCGCCAGCCCTACTGTGAACGGCGCGCAAACCGCATCGGTCATCTCCGTGGCGACCAACACTACAGGGATCCAGACGTCGCTGCAGACGTTCGTCGACTCCTACAACACCCTGAAGAAAACCATCGACACGCTGTCCAAGGCCACGCCGGACGCCGATGGCAAGCTGACGGTTTCCGCGGCGTTCACCGGTGACTCGCTGCCGCGTTCGCTGATGGCGGATATCCGTGAACAGCTGACGGACACAGGTGCTGGCGGTCAACTGGCCGTGTTGTCGCAGCTGGGTGTCATGACCGACAGCCAGACCGGTTTGCTGACGATCAACAGCTCGACGCTCAATCAGCGTCTGGCGACGCCAGGCATGGCGGGTCAGGTTCAACAGATGTTCAGCGGTACCGATGCCAAGAATGGCTTGTTGGCGCGCATGAACGCTGCGGTCGATCCTTATGTGAAGACCGGTGGCTTGCTCGATCAGCGCAGTTCCAACCTGACGAACCTGGCCTCGAACGTGCAGAAGCAACAGGCTGCACTGGACCTGCACGTCACCAACCTGACGGCTACCCTGACCGCCAAATACAACGCGATGGACCTGCTGGTCGGGCAAATGAAGGCCACGGCGAGCAACATTACGTCGTTCTTCAGCTCGCTGAACGCTCAGCAGTCCGCGAAGTAA